A genomic stretch from Chryseobacterium sp. SNU WT5 includes:
- a CDS encoding response regulator transcription factor, translated as MNNRILLVEDDQSFGAVLKDYLSINNFEVTLATDGEQGLKEFTENEFDICIFDVMMPKKDGFSLAEDVKRIDKNTPIIFLTARNMREDILKGYQLGADDYVTKPFDTELLLYKIKAILQRSATMENDEQEQFKISNIFFDSMLRQLRVGESEYKLSPKENELLKLLCQHRNDFMPRDLALRKIWKKENYFTARSMDVYIAKLRKLLKEDDGLEIINVHGEGFRLLVKNP; from the coding sequence ATGAACAACAGAATCTTATTAGTAGAAGATGACCAAAGTTTTGGTGCAGTTTTAAAAGATTATTTATCAATTAATAATTTTGAAGTGACACTTGCGACAGATGGTGAACAAGGATTGAAGGAATTTACCGAGAACGAATTTGATATTTGTATTTTCGACGTGATGATGCCGAAAAAGGACGGATTCAGTTTAGCAGAAGATGTAAAAAGAATTGATAAAAACACTCCTATTATTTTCCTTACCGCCAGAAATATGCGGGAGGATATTTTAAAAGGATATCAGTTAGGTGCAGATGATTATGTGACGAAACCTTTCGATACTGAGCTTTTATTATATAAAATTAAAGCTATTCTGCAGCGAAGTGCTACCATGGAGAATGATGAGCAGGAACAGTTTAAAATAAGTAATATTTTCTTCGATTCTATGTTGAGACAATTGAGAGTTGGGGAAAGTGAGTATAAACTTTCACCGAAGGAAAATGAGTTATTAAAATTACTGTGCCAGCATAGAAATGACTTTATGCCAAGAGACTTAGCGTTAAGGAAAATTTGGAAAAAAGAAAATTACTTCACCGCTAGAAGTATGGATGTCTATATCGCAAAACTAAGAAAACTCTTAAAAGAAGATGATGGATTAGAAATCATTAATGTGCACGGAGAAGGATTCCGTTTGTTGGTTAAGAATCCATAA